One genomic region from Diabrotica undecimpunctata isolate CICGRU chromosome 9, icDiaUnde3, whole genome shotgun sequence encodes:
- the LOC140450830 gene encoding uncharacterized protein: protein MFATHGTPLKVLSDNMPFGSKECREFSKKWNFKFVTSSPRYPRANSRAERAVRIAKNVFRKCEDLQLALLEYRNTPLLGSDKCPAQLLNSRRLRSKLPVLHEKYYQNR, encoded by the coding sequence ATGTTTGCCACTCATGGGACTCCTTTGAAAGTCTTATCTGATAATATGCCTTTTGGCTCTAAGGAATGTCGAGAATTCTCTAAGAAATGGAACTTTAAATTTGTGACATCTAGCCCTAGATATCCTAGAGCAAATTCACGGGCAGAACGAGCCGTCCGGATAGCTAAAAATGTTTTCAGGAAGTGTGAGGATCTTCAGTTAGCCTTGCTAGAATATAGGAATACACCACTATTAGGATCAGACAAATGCCCAGCGCAACTCTTGAATAGTCGTAGACTTAGAAGCAAACTTCCAGTTTTACATGAAAAATATTACCAGAATAGGTAG